The window GACTCGGCCAGAGGCTGGAATTCTTTCGTCGTATATACAATGGTATCCGTTTCATTATCATTTTCAATAATTGATACAAAACTATCCACTTGGTATCCATATTCCTTTAACAATTGCATTTTTTTGTTGATTCGCGGCATACCAATGAGCATCAGAACTAATTCTTTTAACCCGCGTTTCATGAGTCTCGCCGTATGCTGATTATATGCAAAGGAGGTTGTCGAACATATATATGGGATCCCTAATTTCTTGGCAAATAATTTTCCCCATAGGCACAAGGAATCTGACACGATACCATCGGGCTTTAGTTCTTTTAATTCTTCACATATCTTCTGATCCAAAGCAATTGTCGTATCCACCAGCATTTCAATCAATGCTGCAAAATCTTTTCCAACCTTACTATTCAACTCTTCTTCAGATATTGTAGGCAAATACTTATCACAGGAAATAAAATTTGCTCCGGCTGCTTCTATTTTTTCCTGATATTCTTTAAACGAATAGTACCAAACTTCATGTCCTCTGTTAACTAACTCAGTTACGACTGGCAGTGTCGGATTTGTATGGCCATGTGCGGGTATCGAAAAGAATACAATTTTACTCATTCCAATTCCTCTCCAACTTGTTCAGCTTTACGAATCAAATCAGCAAATTCTAGAAAACTATCACTTTTCAAAATAGCAATCCCTTTCGTTGCATCTTCCCCCAACACAACTAGCTTGTCACCAGCTTGAATCTGATACATTTCCCTAGCCTGTTTAGGAATGACAATTTGCCCCCGCTCACCTACTTTTACGACACCAAAAAACTGTTTCCCCTTTGGTGCAAGCCGATTTACATCTTCTTCAGTCATATTGCCGGATAATTGATCTAATGTTATCTGAAAGAGATCAGCAAGCAATTTACATTTATGTATATCAGGCAGCGCTTCTTCGGCTTCCCACTTTGCTACGGTCTGACGGGATACGTTAACCCTTTCTGCTAAAAATTCCTGGCTCATTTTATTCTTTTTGCGCAAAACACGAATATTCATACCAATCATATCTTCATCTCCTTATAGATTTAACTATATAGAAGACTTTGGTAAAGTTCTATCAATCCTCGAGAACATTTAATGTTAAAAATAGTGGCAAAAATATATCTCATACTACAGGTTTGATTGTTATCTCGCCGTGGGATGACAATAAAAATGCAAAAAAGCAGTGGATTCGTTTCATCCACTGCTTGCCTAATACTTAATATATTCTATCCCCATTAAAAATCGAATTCTTAACAATCGCATAATCGACGTTCCGGATTGCGGATAGCATGTTGCCTCCAGCATACGAAATGGATGACTGAAGGTCCTGCTCCATTTCTACGAGAGTGTCCTTGATCGATCCCCTAAATTCAACATGCATCTTCTTGCCTTCAACGTTTCTCTTTTCCCCTTTTTGAAATTCGGAAGCAGAACCAAAATATTCTTTATATAGCTTCCCGTGAACTTCAATTGTCTCGCCAGGTGATTCTTCATGGCCGGCAAAAAGCGAACCAATCATGACCATCGACGCTCCGAAACGGACAGATTTCGCAATGTCGCCATTTGTCCGGATGCCGCCGTCAGCGATAATCGGTTTGCTCGCCGCTTTGGCGCACCATCTTACCGCAGCCAGCTGCCAGCCTCCTGTTCCAAAACCTGTTTTAATTTTTGTGATGCAGACCTTACCTGGTCCAATTCCAACCTTTGTCGCATCCGCACCCGCATTTTCCAGTTCGCGGACTGCTTCAGGAGTTCCAACATTCCCTGCAATCACGAAGCTTTCAGGAAGAAGCTTTTTGATATGCTTGATCATATTTACGACCGAATCGGAATGGCCGTGGGCAATATCAATTGTAATGTACTCAGGAGTTAATTGATCCTCTGCTAATTGCTCAATGAATCGATATTCTTCTTCTTTTACCCCGACGCTAATAGAAGCATATAATCCGCGGGCCCTCATATCTTTTACAAAATCAATTCGCTTCTCCGGCTGAAAACGATGCATGATATAGAAGTAGTTGTTCTCTGCCAATTTGATTGCCAGGCTCTCATCAATAATGGTTTGCATATTTGCCGGAACGACAGGCAATCTAAACCTTCTGCCGCCAAACTCTACAGAGGTATCACATTCAGAACGGCTTTTTACAATAGACTTTGCCGGAATTAGTTGAATATCTTCATAATCGAAAACAGTATCCATTTAGTAAGCTCCCCTTTTGAATCGTATAGTAACAAAACAGGTTAATTTCCATTTCATTTTAGATGTCGAAAACACAATTATTAGTTTAATAGACGAACGTTTTATTGTCAACTAAATATAATGTTCGTAATTTTATCGATTCAACTTTATTTAAAAAATTCCGTAATTACACTAATAGTTTACGCGTAATTTGGTTTTCCGAAAGTTAATACCTTATCGAAAAATTACTTCCCTTGCTCTGAACGTTTGTCCTGTACAGAGCTTGGCAAACTTTCATAGTATGAATGCAGGTCACTATTTTTTGGTATGTGGTCTCGACGTAACTACTATATAAAGGAGGTTGAGAAATATGGGTTACCGATATGGTTATGGACCACGTTTCGGCCCGCGGTATGGCCGGCGCTTTGGCCCAGGGTATGGTCGTTCTCCTTATGGATATGGTCGGTTTGGTAACAGACCGGGAGGCTTTGTTGGTGGATTTGCAGGAGGCTTTCTAGGAGGATTTGCAGGTTCTGCATTAGGAAATCGCTTTTTCTGGTAACTGGCACTCTACTAGATAACAGAAAATATCCCCAAGATACTCTATGGGGATATCTACATACGAAAAATGCATCACAAATCGGAACGGTCTTTTCGGCTTTGTATTCAAACGGATTTTTTTATAAGGCTCTGTTATAGCTGAATGTTGATTTCACTCTGTTTGAAAAATAAGGGGAGAAATCCCGTTTAAATCGGGAAATACCCATATTTCCCTTAAAAGCAAGGGGAGTTTTTCCGCTTATCATACCAGAATCATTGGTTTTTGACTTATTTTAAGGAGTTAAGGGGAATTTCTCCGCTAAATTCTGTCTCTTAAGGTGCCCGTGGGTACAATAGACGGAAATTCTCCCCCTAATAAATTCTCATACCTCAATAAAAATCAACAATGAATACTAACAGAGCCTTTTATAAAAGTAGTGCTTCAGCTATCAATTTATAAGAGTTAATACGGTCCTGCGGGGAGTGTGTGATAGTTACAATCATGATTTCATCAACGTTATAACTGCCTTGCAATTGTTGAAGTTGCAGGGCCGCTTCCCTTGGATTTCCGATTACCATTGTTTCTCTTGCTTTCCTCAGATGAGCCTGTTCTTTCTCATCCAGCGGGTATTGCTTTGCTTCCTCAATCGAGGGGACAAATCGCCCTTGACCTTTCGCTTTCTGCAGCCCCCAAATAAGCGAGCTTAACGCAATTTCTTCAGCCTTTTCAGTCGTTTCCGCGCAAATGGCTGAGACGGTTAGCAATGCGTTTGGACCCTGGTCCTGTTTCTTTGGTTGGAAGGCCTTAACATATTCCTGAATGATTGGTGGTCCGTCGCTGTCGCTCATGAACTGGCCAAATGCAAAAGGCAAGCCATTCTGCGCCGCCATCAGCGCGCTTTTTTTGCCAGTTCCAAGCATCCATGGCTCAGGTGGAACTTCTGGAATCGGAGCCGCTGCTATCCTGGAAAACTCATGATCCGCCGGAAAATCGTTCTCGAGAAAATGGAGCAGGTCTGCTACCAGCTCCGGCATTTTATAGACCTGCTGCAGGAAGTTGTCCGACAGGGCATTGGCTGCCTCCGCCGATCCGCCGGGAGCCCGTCCAATCCCGATATCAATCCGGTCAGGAAACAACGTAGCCATCATATTGTATAGCTCCGCAACTTTGTACGGTTTATAATGGGGCAGCAATACTGCACCGGATCCAAGACGGATCTTTTTCGTTTGTGCGCCGATATAAGGAAGCATCACTTCTGGTGCGGGACAGGCAAGCCCGGGCAAATCATGGTGTTCGGCAATCCAATACCGGGTATATCCCAGTTCATCCCCGGCTTGAGCCAGCTTCAATGATTCATTCAAGGCATCTTGCGGAGTTTGATGTGAAGAGATTGGGGATTGATCCAATATGCTTAATTTCATACCAAACCTTCCTTCCTACATCCTTACTTCGACGAGAGATAAATGATAATCGCCAACATTCCCCTTTTCATACAAATTCGTAATCGAAGTAGAATATTCTTTAATTTTCCCTCGGAATGCAAGGCCTCTTTCAGGAACTTTTACATCAAAAATCCCTTCATATAAAAGTGTTGCAATGTCATGATAATCCTCACTGGTTACCTTGAAGTCAATAATTATATTATGTAAACCATTCTCTGTTTCTTCCTTATAATTCTCCACACGGATCAACGTATCATTTAACATTATTTCTTTTGTCAAATTAACACCTGCCTTCATTTGTTCTTATATAAAAGAATATCATGTGGCAAAACAGGCCGCCAAACAAACAGTTTGAAGAGTTAAATTTAAGTTGAGCTGAAACCTACTTTTTAGCAGAACACTGCTCTATTAACTGTTTTTCTTTATTTGCTCACGGATTTTTTGAAGATCATCTAAAGAAAGGTCACTTAAGGAGTTCCTGATTTCCTCCTCAATCGATTTTCTATTGTTTTCCTGATAATGCTCCCACCAGTCTTTTAAACCCTCCGTTTCATCCAAAAGGTATTCTATATCAATCACTTCAAGTGTATCGTCTGAAATATACTCCATTACCGCTGCCAGCATCCGGGTCAGTTCCGCGACTTCACCGTTGTTTTGCTTGTTGCCAGGCAATGAAACAACAGTATTTTCCGGAGAATTGGTGTTTTTATCGCTCTTTTTAGGCATATCTTTGCTCCTTCCTTTACATACTTAACCTTGTTATAGTATTACCAATTTATAGCATTGCAATTATAGGTGGGTTATCCTGATGATATCCATGAATTCAAAGGCATCCTAGGTCATAGTTGTTTAGTTGTATCTAAATCAAAAGCCTCGGCTATTATGCCGAAGCTTCGATTTAATTTTATAGAAGGAGTTTGCTATAAGATTCTTAATATTAGTATATAAATTGGTATAAGTAATTAGGCAATAACTATGTAATTAGTGTGAAGTGTCAACGGTTATCACTAACTGCTTTAGGGCTGAACATTTAAACAGAGGGGCTAATTGGGCTGCTTCGGTTCTACATCCTTAAATGCATCTTTAATTCCATTTTCTTTTATCTCAATTTCTTTATTTAGTTTGTTTAATATCTCTTGTATCGGTTTTGCCTCATTACTCAAAAGCGATTGTTGGATTTGATCTTTTACTTCGTTCAATGGTGTTTCCTTTCTATCTAAAACCTTAATGATGTGATAACCAAATACTGTCTTGACCGGCTCGCTCACTTCACCTTCTTTCAACTTCAAGGCCGCAGCAAGAAATGTTGGATCCAATTCCTGGTTGCGTCCAGAAAGGAAGCCCAAATCTCCGCCTTCTGCTGCAGACACTTTATCAGTCGATTGTTTTTTTGCTAATTCGGCAAAGTCATTTCCTTTCTTTAGTTCCTTTTCAATCTCTTTAGCAGTTGACTCCTCATCCACGAGTATAT is drawn from Bacillus sp. FJAT-18017 and contains these coding sequences:
- a CDS encoding macrolide family glycosyltransferase — translated: MSKIVFFSIPAHGHTNPTLPVVTELVNRGHEVWYYSFKEYQEKIEAAGANFISCDKYLPTISEEELNSKVGKDFAALIEMLVDTTIALDQKICEELKELKPDGIVSDSLCLWGKLFAKKLGIPYICSTTSFAYNQHTARLMKRGLKELVLMLIGMPRINKKMQLLKEYGYQVDSFVSIIENDNETDTIVYTTKEFQPLAESFSDRYAFVGPSIRLSSTAQIDKQDRKLIYISLGSVLNQNKDFYLNCIQAFSGSDYEIIMSIGNKMEIASFGRIPNNITLKNYVDQIAILQNVDVFITHSGMNSVNESLYFGVPMVLYPLHSEERAVADRVVELGAGIKLQGTKPKKLVKAVAEILANPNYLENARQLSENFQNAGGAAEAADVILVKIEKEN
- a CDS encoding helix-turn-helix transcriptional regulator, with amino-acid sequence MIGMNIRVLRKKNKMSQEFLAERVNVSRQTVAKWEAEEALPDIHKCKLLADLFQITLDQLSGNMTEEDVNRLAPKGKQFFGVVKVGERGQIVIPKQAREMYQIQAGDKLVVLGEDATKGIAILKSDSFLEFADLIRKAEQVGEELE
- the guaC gene encoding GMP reductase gives rise to the protein MDTVFDYEDIQLIPAKSIVKSRSECDTSVEFGGRRFRLPVVPANMQTIIDESLAIKLAENNYFYIMHRFQPEKRIDFVKDMRARGLYASISVGVKEEEYRFIEQLAEDQLTPEYITIDIAHGHSDSVVNMIKHIKKLLPESFVIAGNVGTPEAVRELENAGADATKVGIGPGKVCITKIKTGFGTGGWQLAAVRWCAKAASKPIIADGGIRTNGDIAKSVRFGASMVMIGSLFAGHEESPGETIEVHGKLYKEYFGSASEFQKGEKRNVEGKKMHVEFRGSIKDTLVEMEQDLQSSISYAGGNMLSAIRNVDYAIVKNSIFNGDRIY
- a CDS encoding LLM class flavin-dependent oxidoreductase, which produces MKLSILDQSPISSHQTPQDALNESLKLAQAGDELGYTRYWIAEHHDLPGLACPAPEVMLPYIGAQTKKIRLGSGAVLLPHYKPYKVAELYNMMATLFPDRIDIGIGRAPGGSAEAANALSDNFLQQVYKMPELVADLLHFLENDFPADHEFSRIAAAPIPEVPPEPWMLGTGKKSALMAAQNGLPFAFGQFMSDSDGPPIIQEYVKAFQPKKQDQGPNALLTVSAICAETTEKAEEIALSSLIWGLQKAKGQGRFVPSIEEAKQYPLDEKEQAHLRKARETMVIGNPREAALQLQQLQGSYNVDEIMIVTITHSPQDRINSYKLIAEALLL
- a CDS encoding DUF3219 family protein, which translates into the protein MTKEIMLNDTLIRVENYKEETENGLHNIIIDFKVTSEDYHDIATLLYEGIFDVKVPERGLAFRGKIKEYSTSITNLYEKGNVGDYHLSLVEVRM